Proteins from a genomic interval of Neodiprion lecontei isolate iyNeoLeco1 chromosome 2, iyNeoLeco1.1, whole genome shotgun sequence:
- the LOC124293138 gene encoding uncharacterized protein LOC124293138 isoform X1 produces the protein MMMSSLFVLFQIACYICVYFKARDVTAIVIIIKIGLGFTSVVVLTWISEITTTNIRQMAMVLPLSIYSVAIFSWTLTLEQSRPKFQTFNFLSGACVLILFACHTWVVLNCPETPYYLNWMERYEETEQSLSFYTGCKHVRIAEDIPQPLNDLRAHRYGKQWRGKLEEIVKMENCRSLGIIFLLIVVKWATKQSYSELLLAEVAKKIPVSLTVALLLPLAGFSILMMLSINLFTRKNSLLVVTIVSLIASVISIFVDETSPVLVILIFVKYSIHYIFVGVALAYAGVSFSTNIKALAIALIMIFEALARNTFFWIGSLIERENLWIYSEAITLKTCIDIGTLVAAGVLIVIFIPKTIRVQSDDMSKDYAVASTADLELSRQ, from the coding sequence ATGATGATGTCATCATTATTCGTGTTATTTCAAATTGCCTGCTATATCTGTGTATACTTCAAAGCAAGAGACGTGACTGCGATAGTGATCATAATTAAAATTGGCCTGGGCTTTACAAGCGTTGTCGTACTTACTTGGATCTCGGAAATCACCACCACCAATATACGGCAAATGGCAATGGTGCTTCCATTGTCAATTTACTCCGTCGCAATATTCAGTTGGACCTTAACACTTGAACAATCGCGACCAAAGTTTCAGACGTTTAATTTTCTATCCGGTGCTTGTGTTTTGATCCTGTTCGCATGTCACACGTGGGTAGTATTAAACTGTCCTGAGACACCCTATTACTTGAACTGGATGGAACGGTATGAGGAAACAGAACAGTCACTGTCATTTTACACAGGATGCAAGCACGTCAGAATAGCAGAAGATATTCCGCAACCATTAAACGATCTACGAGCGCATAGGTATGGCAAACAATGGCGAGGAAAACTGGAAGAAATTgttaaaatggaaaattgtcGAAGTctgggaattatttttcttctcatagTAGTCAAATGGGCCACGAAGCAGTCCTACAGTGAGTTACTCCTTGCGGAAGTGGCTAAGAAGATTCCGGTTTCCTTGACCGTCGCTTTACTCTTGCCGTTAGCGGGGTTCAGTATCCTCATGATGCTATCGATCAATCTATTCACAAGGAAAAATTCTTTGTTGGTAGTAACTATAGTAAGCTTGATAGCATCTGTAATTAGCATATTCGTGGATGAGACTTCTCCGGTACTTGTGATACTGATTTTCGTAAAATACTCAATTCACTATATTTTTGTCGGTGTCGCTTTGGCCTACGCAGGAGTATCATTTTCGACTAACATCAAGGCTCTCGCCATTGCTTTAATTATGATCTTTGAGGCGCTGGCAAGGAACACATTCTTCTGGATCGGGTCTctgatagagagagagaacttATGGATCTATTCTGAAGCAATTACACTTAAAACTTGCATTGACATTGGGACACTTGTTGCTGCTGGTGTTTTAATCGTGATCTTCATTCCAAAGACCATTAGGGTGCAGTCTGATGATATGTCGAAAGATTACGCGGTTGCCTCGACGGCAGATTTGGAGTTGTCGAGACAGTAA
- the LOC124293138 gene encoding uncharacterized protein LOC124293138 isoform X2: MPMLKDAARDVTAIVIIIKIGLGFTSVVVLTWISEITTTNIRQMAMVLPLSIYSVAIFSWTLTLEQSRPKFQTFNFLSGACVLILFACHTWVVLNCPETPYYLNWMERYEETEQSLSFYTGCKHVRIAEDIPQPLNDLRAHRYGKQWRGKLEEIVKMENCRSLGIIFLLIVVKWATKQSYSELLLAEVAKKIPVSLTVALLLPLAGFSILMMLSINLFTRKNSLLVVTIVSLIASVISIFVDETSPVLVILIFVKYSIHYIFVGVALAYAGVSFSTNIKALAIALIMIFEALARNTFFWIGSLIERENLWIYSEAITLKTCIDIGTLVAAGVLIVIFIPKTIRVQSDDMSKDYAVASTADLELSRQ, translated from the exons ATGCCGATGCTAAAGGACGCAG CAAGAGACGTGACTGCGATAGTGATCATAATTAAAATTGGCCTGGGCTTTACAAGCGTTGTCGTACTTACTTGGATCTCGGAAATCACCACCACCAATATACGGCAAATGGCAATGGTGCTTCCATTGTCAATTTACTCCGTCGCAATATTCAGTTGGACCTTAACACTTGAACAATCGCGACCAAAGTTTCAGACGTTTAATTTTCTATCCGGTGCTTGTGTTTTGATCCTGTTCGCATGTCACACGTGGGTAGTATTAAACTGTCCTGAGACACCCTATTACTTGAACTGGATGGAACGGTATGAGGAAACAGAACAGTCACTGTCATTTTACACAGGATGCAAGCACGTCAGAATAGCAGAAGATATTCCGCAACCATTAAACGATCTACGAGCGCATAGGTATGGCAAACAATGGCGAGGAAAACTGGAAGAAATTgttaaaatggaaaattgtcGAAGTctgggaattatttttcttctcatagTAGTCAAATGGGCCACGAAGCAGTCCTACAGTGAGTTACTCCTTGCGGAAGTGGCTAAGAAGATTCCGGTTTCCTTGACCGTCGCTTTACTCTTGCCGTTAGCGGGGTTCAGTATCCTCATGATGCTATCGATCAATCTATTCACAAGGAAAAATTCTTTGTTGGTAGTAACTATAGTAAGCTTGATAGCATCTGTAATTAGCATATTCGTGGATGAGACTTCTCCGGTACTTGTGATACTGATTTTCGTAAAATACTCAATTCACTATATTTTTGTCGGTGTCGCTTTGGCCTACGCAGGAGTATCATTTTCGACTAACATCAAGGCTCTCGCCATTGCTTTAATTATGATCTTTGAGGCGCTGGCAAGGAACACATTCTTCTGGATCGGGTCTctgatagagagagagaacttATGGATCTATTCTGAAGCAATTACACTTAAAACTTGCATTGACATTGGGACACTTGTTGCTGCTGGTGTTTTAATCGTGATCTTCATTCCAAAGACCATTAGGGTGCAGTCTGATGATATGTCGAAAGATTACGCGGTTGCCTCGACGGCAGATTTGGAGTTGTCGAGACAGTAA
- the LOC124293137 gene encoding uncharacterized protein LOC124293137 has product MESKGSFRPSQWKQCLAAFASSLMFNPTTGAIWYHLKSTERYFEFIYLVPSVILVTGGAILAAVSSDLCGRKKTMLASSFFAVLEIVAIGGFLPQILREILIFVYLFHLGFTCTAIFLYTSEVTSTNIRRTAMVLPLVTVQTKGFLVLSVYQIFESFRAYQVTYGVSVLIRTVLYIAIILLFPETPYYLNSRDRRRETEQSLSFYTGLRYVRRAELIPEPGDNSRVVRYTQQRKDKLKEITELKNIHSFGMIFLLILIKWGIGQHNNASFIQAVMRNSEVFHALIVHFASLVFTIILAIAIILFSKKLSLLAVIVISFMATLIGIWIQAPVIISLLIFVKYLGYLIFTGVTWSSVGVSFTPNVRAIAIAIIVSFEMLIGTIVVWIEYQMYQKDPEYHPWYLDVPPAVKSYIDMGTLVVAFILVLIFIPKTIEVQSEEKFENYAVVRFGAVQLSQVPAEVAGPSQPL; this is encoded by the exons ATGGAGTCAAAAGGCAGCTTTCGGCCATCACAGTGGAAGCAGTGCCTTGCAGCGTTTG catCATCTCTAATGTTCAATCCAACCACCGGCGCTATTTGGTATCACCTGAAGTCCACAGAAAGATATTTCGAGTTCATTTACCTCGTGCCTAGTGTCATCCTAGTCACAGGCGGTGCGATTCTCGCAGCAGTCAGCTCTGATTTGTGTGGACGTAAGAAAACTATGTTAGCGTCATCATTTTTCGCTGTACTTGAAATTGTTGCAATCGGTGGATTTCTTCCGCAAATCTTAAGAGAGATTCtgatatttgtttatttgtttcatcTCGGTTTCACCTGCACTgctatttttctttacacttCGGAAGTTACTAGCACCAATATTCGCCGAACCGCAATGGTACTTCCACTGGTAACTGTTCAAACGAAAGGATTTTTAGTGCTATCGGTCTATCAAATTTTTGAGAGTTTTCGGGCATATCAGGTTACATATGGTGTATCTGTCTTGATCAGAACAGTATTATAcattgcaataattttacTGTTCCCTGAGACGCCCTATTACTTGAATTCGAGAGATAGGCGCAGAGAAACTGAACAGTCTCTCAGTTTTTATACCGGATTGAGGTACGTCAGAAGAGCAGAACTGATACCGGAACCCGGTGACAATTCGCGAGTGGTGAGGTATACGCAGCAACGGAAAGACAAACTAAAGGAAATCACCgaactgaaaaatattcacagtttcggaatgatttttttgttaatattgataaaatgGGGCATTGGACAGCATAACAATGCATCATTTATACAAGCAGTGATGCGAAATAGTGAAGTTTTTCATGCTTTGATTGTTCATTTCGCATCACTAGTCTTCACTATCATTCTGGCTATAGCTATAATCCTATTTTCGAAGAAATTATCTCTGTTGGCAGTAATTGTCATCAGTTTCATGGCAACTCTAATCGGAATTTGGATACAAGCTCCTGTGATAATTTCGTTACtcatttttgtgaaatactTGGGTTACTTGATCTTTACTGGTGTCACGTGGTCTTCTGTAGGAGTTTCATTCACGCCGAATGTCAGGGCCATCGCCATTGCTATTATAGTCAGCTTCGAAATGCTGATAGGTACCATCGTGGTCTGGATTGAGTACCAGATGTATCAAAAAGATCCTGAATATCATCCCTGGTACCTCGATGTACCTCCTGCAGTAAAATCTTACATCGACATGGGGACTCTTGTTGTCGCTTTCATCTTAGTCTTGATTTTCATTCCAAAAACGATCGAGGTGCAGTCCgaggaaaagtttgaaaattatgctGTAGTTCGATTCGGAGCTGTGCAGTTATCACAGGTTCCGGCTGAAGTCGCGGGGCCCAGCCAGCCGTTGTAG